In Eupeodes corollae chromosome 3, idEupCoro1.1, whole genome shotgun sequence, a single genomic region encodes these proteins:
- the LOC129952977 gene encoding putative inorganic phosphate cotransporter, whose amino-acid sequence MSLGIIEKGPKFGVRHVQTILLFFCFVVNFMERLVVSVAVVAMTNAATTNPNFPEYQWNAKQISYILSSVFWGMIIGMIPGSFLCRRCGAKFTMMISILGSSVMGVITPICIPFGGWKIYCAIRIIQGIFQGLFFPCTYDHLAKWSPIEERTMLGALCHTGLIIGTILSIAVSGFIAKSSLGWPGISYVTDGIGLVLCVFWIILADDSPMTSRFISTEEKNYILLSQQKVERSHKRIPIPWKAICTSRPFLSLVITQATEGWGHSTVLAQLPLYMRGVHKMDITSNAIFSSMPYVAMFVMSFVYLVFASFLMKKKNISLTVLKKSINTMSMWIPTVTLIAVGFLDESNKSLAIVLMIVTVGSNAGVTIGQGMNSIELSPNHASTLISIILGIVSCVSLASPLYAGYIVEDQTDRKQWQIVFLTAALMDFFGNLQYLFFGTTKTQPWDDENYLLRKDDDSESPGECRIKSIKNGKL is encoded by the exons atgtcTCTTGGAATTATCGAAAAag gtCCAAAATTTGGAGTTCGACatgttcaaacaattttgttgtttttttgttttgtggttaATTTTATGGAACGATTGGTTGTATCGGTGGCAGTAGTTGCCATGACAAATGCTGCCACAACAAATCCAAATTTCccg GAATACCAATGGAATGCAAAACAAATCTCTTACATCTTAAGCAGCGTCTTTTGGGGTATGATTATCGGAATGATACCTGGCAGCTTTTTATGCCGAAGATGTGGTGCCAAATTCACAATGATGATATCAATATTGGGATCATCTGTAATGGGAGTCATTACACCGATTTGCATACCTTTTGGCGGTTGGAAAATCTATTGTGCCATACGAATAATTCAAGGCATATTTCAAGGGCTCTTTTTTCCGTGTACTTACGATCACTTGGCCAAGTGGTCACCTATCGAAGAGAGGACGATGTTGGGAGCTTTGTGTCATACAGGCTTGATCATCGGAACCATTCTGTCTATTGCTGTTTCAGGATTTATTGCTAAATCGAGTCTGGGATGGCCGGGTATTTCATATGTCACCGATGGAATTGGGCTCGTTCTTTGTGTGTTCTGGATTATATTAGCCGACGATAGTCCGATGACCTCGAGATTTATATCTaccgaagaaaaaaattatattttgttatctCAGCAAAAGGTCGAAAGAAGTCACAAACGAATTCCCATTCCATGGAAGGCAATTTGTACTTCACGTCCTTTTCTGTCGCTGGTCATAACCCAAGCAACTGAAGGCTGGGGACATTCAACAGTTCTTGCACAATTGCCGTTGTATATGCGAGGTGTTCATAAAATGGATATAACAAGCAATGCTATATTTTCGTCAATGCCATATGTGGCAATGTTTGTCATGTCATTTGTCTATCTTGTTTTTGCTAGCTTcttgatgaagaagaagaacataAGCTTAAcagttttaaagaaatcaatcaACACAATGTCAATGTGGATACCAACAGTTACTCTTATAGCAGTGGGATTCTTGGATGAAAGTAACAAATCTTTGGCCATTGTCCTGATGATAGTGACGGTAGGATCTAACGCTGGCGTGACTATTGGTCAAGGTATGAATTCCATTGAATTGTCCCCAAACCACGCTTcaactttaatttcaatcatATTGGGTATTGTAAGTTGTGTTTCACTAGCTTCACCATTATATGCTGGATACATTGTTGAAGATcag aCCGATCGCAAACAGTggcaaattgtatttttaactgCAGCACTCATGGATTTCTTTGGGAATTTGCAGTATTTATTCTTTGGAACAACCAAGACACAACCTTGGGACGATGAGAACTATTTGTTGAGAAAAGATGATGACTCTGAAAGTCCAGGGGAATGTagaataaaatcaatcaaaaatggaaaattataa
- the LOC129951618 gene encoding putative inorganic phosphate cotransporter has product MAEIEKTPAPPRLSFRNVQFFLVFLCYALNFMSRLNCSFALVAMTNAESANLDFDEYNWNEQQISYIISAANFGVVLTMIPGSLISRKIGIKATIAASVLGSSILSLVTPASIPLGGWQIYCVIRLLQGMFQGLFFPCSVQHLANWAPPSEVTRFGALSYNGAAVGIVLAMGSSGFIAKSSWGWPGISYFAGVLGIIWNVIWHFLGNNSPASSKYISPEERDFILESQQKNNGAQRKIPIPWKAIFTSPPFLSLVIVNLSTYWGYITILLEIPLYMQGVLNMDIKSNSIFSSIPFVAVVFMAFVYLYLLKILSKSYSINFSKKIINTIATWIPAAALFWVGFLDENQKELAISLMVIIVGVNAGITVGSGMNTNELSPNHAGVLAAVANTGRAIVSVIAPLFAGIVVNNNNNRFQWQIVFMVAGIVFFVGNLQYLIFGTTSKQSWDNENFLKPYPDIESDIKPEANQREDKSELNELIEKPILLSK; this is encoded by the exons ATGGCAGAAATAGAGAAAA caccGGCACCGCCGCGTCTAAGTTTTCGAAATGTTCAGTTCTTTTTGGTGTTCCTTTGTTACGCCTTAAATTTTATGAGCCGACTTAATTGCTCTTTTGCTTTAGTTGCAATGACAAATGCTGAATCTGCCAATCTTGATTTTGAC GAATACAACTGGAATGAGCAACAAATTTCATACATAATAAGTGCTGCAAACTTTGGCGTCGTTCTGACAATGATTCCTGGGAGTTTGATAAGTCGAAAAATTGGCATCAAAGCCACAATTGCAGCATCAGTGTTGGGATCATCGATTTTGAGTCTAGTGACACCAGCCAGCATTCCACTGGGAGGATGGCAAATCTATTGTGTGATTAGGTTGCTTCAGGGGATGTTCCAGGGTCTGTTTTTCCCCTGTTCCGTGCAACATTTGGCAAACTGGGCCCCACCTAGTGAAGTTACACGCTTTGGAGCCTTAAGCTATAATGGTGCTGCAGTTGGAATTGTTTTGGCAATGGGGTCATCAGGATTTATAGCCAAATCCAGTTGGGGTTGGCCCGGTATATCTTATTTCGCCGGTGTACTGGGAATAATTTGGAATGTGATTTGGCACTTTTTAGGAAATAATTCTCCAGCTTCATCGAAATACATTAGTCCTGAGGAGAGAGACTTCATTTTAGAATCACAACAAAAGAACAATGGTGCCCAACGAAAAATTCCAATTCCCtggaaggcaatttttacaTCTCCCCCCTTTTTGTCTTTGGTTATTGTAAATTTGTCAACATATTGGGGATATATTACAATTTTACTCGAGATACCATTGTACATGCAAGGCGTCTTAAACATGGACATAAAGAGCAATTCGATTTTCTCCTCGATTCCTTTCGTGGCTGTGGTCTTCATGGCTTTTGTTTATctctatttattgaaaattctgtcaaaatcatattctattaatttttcgaagaaaattataaacacaATTGCAACATGGATTCCAGCTGCAGCTTTATTTTGGGTGGGATTTTTGGACGAAAATCAAAAGGAGTTAGCTATTTCACTAATGGTAATAATTGTTGGTGTCAATGCTGGAATAACAGTTGGCAGTGGTATGAATACTAATGAGTTGTCTCCCAATCATGCGGGAGTTCTTGCAGCAGTAGCGAATACTGGAAGAGCAATCGTATCAGTTATCGCACCATTATTTGCGGgaattgttgtcaacaataat AATAATCGATTCCAATGGCAAATTGTGTTCATGGTTGCAGGAATTGTATTTTTCGTTGGAAATTTACAATATCTCATTTTTGGAACAACTTCAAAACAATCTTGGGATAATGAAAATTTCCTAAAGCCATATCCAGATATTGAAAGTGATATAAAGCCCGAGGCAAATCAACGAGAAGACAAGTCTGAATTAAAtgaacttattgaaaaaccaatattattatcaaaatag
- the LOC129951285 gene encoding putative inorganic phosphate cotransporter: MIKNRRLEDKGPAFGIRHVQVILLFLCLIVNYIGRQNASVSVVAMTNAKSTNPDFPEYNWNETHKSYILSSFYWGYSLTQCLATYICRHFGSKPSMLIATAGSALLSAITPMAIGLGGWQVYCGIRTLQGLFQGLLLPTLHDHLAKWSPIEERTRLGALSLTGLETGNLLGMAVPGLIAHSRWGWPGISYFSAGFSIFWCLLWIIFADSSPIVSRLISPEEKTYILTSQRKNDGKQVKIPIPWKAILTSIPFASLVSVRIASIWGMGTMQSQIPSYLHSIFLMNIGENTFYSTLPYVVMLIMTYVYLIFADVLLKKNIFSLTGVKKTINSFAMWIPAIALFGLGTVDRATSAIILMTISIGVSGGVSIGSGLNAIDLSANHAVVLMGILNTVTSIASMMAPLFVGVIVTDETDRSQWQIVFWTSALVYFFGNLQFIIFSSTETQPWNDEKYMLVSQDDKQPQIRKVNSVLELRTYDDSSMKNDTSLLKE; encoded by the exons atgattaagAATCGTAGATTGGAAGATAAAG gTCCTGCTTTTGGAATTCGTCATGTTCAGGTCATATTGCTGTTTTTATGTTTGATAGTCAATTATATAGGAAGGCAGAATGCATCAGTGTCTGTGGTTGCTATGACTAATGCCAAATCCACGAACCCTGATTTCCCA GAATACAATTGGAATGAGACACACAAGTCTTACATACTAAGCAGTTTCTACTGGGGCTACAGTTTGACACAATGTCTAGCGACCTACATCTGTCGCCACTTTGGATCGAAACCCTCTATGTTGATCGCAACTGCAGGATCGGCTCTACTCAGTGCAATAACTCCCATGGCGATAGGCCTCGGTGGATGGCAGGTGTATTGCGGTATACGTACATTGCAGGGTCTTTTTCAAGGACTGCTTCTGCCAACGCTTCACGACCACTTAGCCAAATGGTCACCAATTGAAGAGCGAACTCGTCTGGGAGCTTTGAGTCTCACCGGATTAGAGACAGGAAATCTTCTTGGTATGGCAGTGCCTGGTTTGATCGCCCACTCACGTTGGGGCTGGCCTGGCATATCATACTTTTCGGCTGGGTTTTCGATTTTCTGGTGCCTATTGTGGATTATATTCGCTGACAGTAGTCCCATTGTTTCAAGACTTATAAGCCCAGAAGAGAAGACCTACATTTTAACATCACAAAGGAAAAACGATGGAAAACAGGTGAAAATTCCAATTCCCTGGAAGGCAATTCTCACCTCGATTCCATTCGcttctctcgtttcggtgagaATAGCTTCAATCTGGGGCATGGGCACAATGCAGTCTCAAATACCTTCATATcttcattcaatttttcttatgaaTATCGGGGAAAACACATTTTATTCAACGCTTCCATATGTCGTCATGCTGATAATGACAtatgtgtatttaatttttgcagaCGTActgttaaagaaaaacattttttccctCACAGGGGTcaagaaaacaataaattcttTTGCTATGTGGATTCCAGCAATTGCTCTCTTTGGCCTAGGAACGGTCGATAGAGCCACATCGGCTATAATTTTAATGACCATATCTATAGGTGTTAGTGGTGGAGTCTCGATCGGAAGTGGTTTGAATGCTATCGATTTGTCCGCAAATCACGCCGTTGTTTTGATGGGAATATTGAATACTGTAACAAGTATTGCATCAATGATGGCTCCTCTGTTTGTGGGAGTTATTGTTACTGATGAG ACTGACCGATCGCAGTGGCAAATTGTTTTCTGGACTTCAGCTTTGGTGTATTTCTTCGGAAACCTGCAGTTCATAATTTTTAGTTCAACAGAGACGCAACCTTGGAATGACGAAAAGTATATGCTAGTTAGTCAAGATGATAAACAACCCCAAATACGTAAAGTCAATTCAGTTTTAGAGTTAAGAACTTATGATGATAGCTCTATGAAGAATGATACGAGTTTGTTGAAAGAATAA